A stretch of Ipomoea triloba cultivar NCNSP0323 chromosome 13, ASM357664v1 DNA encodes these proteins:
- the LOC116002614 gene encoding protein DMP2, translated as MASGKSIQEKTLTGVGNLIRLLPTGTVFIFQFLNPVLTNNGQCAAVNKWLSAALIAVCGFSCGFSSFTDSYTDAQGQTHYAVATAKGLWPSPGDGGDWSAFKIRPGDFVHAAFTTLVFGALVLLDRNTMDCYYPAFESTQKVLLMVLPPVIGAVSGSVFMIFPNRRHGIGYPQEQVVDNTKL; from the coding sequence ATGGCTTCGGGGAAAAGCATTCAAGAAAAGACCCTCACCGGCGTCGGAAACCTAATACGCCTCCTCCCCACCGGCACCGTCTTCATATTCCAGTTCCTCAACCCCGTCCTGACCAACAACGGCCAATGCGCCGCCGTGAACAAGTGGCTCTCCGCCGCCCTCATCGCCGTCTGCGGCTTCTCCTGCGGCTTCTCCAGCTTCACCGACAGCTACACCGACGCCCAAGGCCAGACCCACTACGCCGTCGCCACCGCCAAGGGGCTCTGGCCGTCCCCCGGCGACGGCGGCGACTGGTCGGCGTTCAAAATCCGGCCCGGAGACTTCGTCCACGCCGCGTTCACGACGCTGGTCTTCGGCGCGCTGGTGCTCTTGGACCGCAACACCATGGATTGTTATTACCCGGCGTTCGAGTCCACCCAGAAAGTTCTACTCATGGTGTTGCCGCCGGTGATCGGCGCCGTTTCCGGGTCCGTGTTTATGATTTTCCCCAACAGGCGCCATGGCATTGGGTATCCTCAGGAACAGGTTGTCGACAACACTAAATTATAA